Sequence from the Ostrea edulis chromosome 8, xbOstEdul1.1, whole genome shotgun sequence genome:
AATGTTTCTATGTAGGAATTCACAAATATGTTTTGAAAAAGtagtttttggttgttgttgttgttgttgttttgaacGTTTATTGTTTGCACATCTGTGGTCTGGACATGCTGTGTAATCTTCCTTCAGGTCATTCGCGAACTTTGTCTTAAATATGCACACCTCAGATATAAGAATTCTAGACATTCTGGCTGAATCTGTTTTCTTTCATCATTTTGTCAAGGATAGATGACTGAAAAGACTTCATTGTATGTGACCCTACCAGTTCGCTGGGGTTAATTCATAACGTGCTATATAATTCTTTAAGAcagtatttaaagaaataactTTTGTTATGAGGTAGCTGTTGGTTGGTGTCATGTGAGGATCCGTGTTAAAATAGGAATGTAAAATTTAAGTTGAAATTTAAAGCTAAACTTCAATCCTGCGATAGCCAGTTGATTAGGGCACTCGCTTTCATGTAAGGTCGGGTGCAATTCTCTAACATGTAAGGACGGGATCGATTCTCTTACATGTAAGGTCGAGTTCGATTCTCTTATATGTAAGGTCGGGTTCGAttttcttacatgtacatgttaggTCGGGTTCGAttctcttacatgtacatgtagggtcGGGTTCGATTCTCTGCATTGCGTCAAATCTCAGACAGCTAACATAGGTAATGACTATTCTTTCAACAAACGCCTAGATGAAAATGGTTGGTATTTCAATTATGACCTATGCGTTGACAGAAAGAAGAGAAGGCGCGCTGTCACTTCAACTAAAACTGGTGACGTATCTCGATTGTGAcgtaaaacaaaattcaaacaaagaaataaacaattaatattttgcattgatatTGCGTGTGGATATGAATCTTACCGTCAAGTTGGAAGGTAAAATCTCTTTTCTGTGTGTAATTAAAGCACGTTGAAATGTCGAATTCAAAAATGCTGGGCCGTTCTTCATTATAGTTATAGATGTTATAAGTGAATGCTACCTAGCAACGATACCgaattattatcattaaatgCAAATGTAACAGGTCTCAACGTCCCTGGTGGTAAAATCAGGTAAAATGAGTTTACTCACTTCATCCGTGGTCAGTTTCAGCTGAATTGGCATTCCAAAGGCATACGTGTGTCCCGTACTCTGAACCCAATCATTCTACAATATACAGCAATCGTCTATGTAGTAAatgataaataatgatatatggGGTAATTTATGAGCGGAATATCGaacatgtgaaaataaaaacGCACAGGTGAAGGAGGTGGTGGGATTACATagttacaatgtacatacatacacacacaagtgcgcatatatatatatatatatatatatatatatatatatatatatatatatggggtATCGGAGTGTGAAATTAACATTGAGTTCCAACCACTACATACAAGGTTATATTGCTATTGTGAACTCGTGCAATATAAAACCATAAAACTCGGTGATGGAGGTAGCATACGTCGGGATATATAATCTTGCTTTCGGACTCACCACAGCAAAATACCACTCCCACGTGCTATTAATAGGTCCTCCCGGCCAATCATTTCTTGTCGCAATCCATACATCACAATCTATACCACGTGTTTTTTTCTGTCGAGTAATATAAttgtcatttatatatatatatatatatatatatatatatatatatatatatatatataacgttcAAGAATATTGATTAATTAACAAGTCGTTTCTTTCTATACAATATTAAAAGAATagatgtaaatatcaaaatacatgtacatgtaatcccATGCTAGGTAAGAACTGGACATTGTCGTATCGTCATCTGTTATCAATATTGAATGGGCGGGAATATTAGTATGCATCGGTTGGCTTGATTGACTCTAACTTACCACGCCCTCATAAGCATACTGTGTCTTGTCGAAGGAGAAAAATTCCTTGGCCGTACGTATTCTAACAGTGGTATCGTCCAGGGAATGGGCGTCAAAATCACCACCAGCTATAGTGGTGACTGTGCAGTTTCCGCGTTTGGCATCCATTCTGTAGGCCACGCCTAGAAGGGTAGGATAATTATATTTGCTATTTGTACAACAAAACCTTAATGGTAGTTTGTAGACAGATTCAAACCAGTGGATAAATGTCTGTACGAGCATAGGATATAGCCACAATGTAAATCGATCATTAAAAAGCTTGTAAATAAGTAGGGATAACTTTGAAGGTTTTAAAGTTCATTCTGTTGTTGAATTTCAAAAAACAATGTGTAGACACAGAGCTAAATCAGAATGTATGAATAGCATGGATACATGGGGAAATTTATTTCAGTAATGATATAGTTTGCACAAATGTATTTACATATtcttaaacatattttagtgtCTATATACTGTCCATGCATAAAAAAATCCAATAAAAGCATCAATATTTGTATTAGAGGTCATACATGAAGTACTCTATGTTTTATTTAGCTTGGTTAGAATTTAGGATAAGAATGAGTTAACGTatttatgtaattattttcaaaatatagcTATGGATTACCTTTAATATCTAATATTTTTCACAGAAGGTGAAGTCAGCGCTCGTGCAATGACGTATGTTTTAAGTTCATTCTTTTGTTGAATTTCAACATAAATGTGACGATACAGAGTTAAATCTGAATGCAAGACtatcatacatacatacattttgCAGGGAAATTTATGATACATACATATTAAGAATTTAGCAATGCTATagcttgtaaatattttattcgTAAACTATCCTTATACTGTCCATAAATATTTCCAATAAAAACATCAATATGTGTAATAGAGGACATATATCAAACATTCTATTTTTATCTATCTACAGCGTGGTTAGAATTTTGGGTAGATATAAATTAATGTGATTATCATAAAAATACTTTTATTAATTGCTTTTATTGTCTAATATTTTTCATAGAAACGAACATGCACTAAGTCACTCTGATATTGATGTACGAACAGATGCCTTACAAATGTATATCTAATTGTGCCATTAATATGGAGACAGGACGTCTGTCTGCATTCTGAAATCAAATACTACATTTGTACTCTGCCTCAATAAAAACTTATAATAGAAATTATACTGGCAGATCAAATATACGTTATAGCAAAAGTTTGTATGGATCCATTCATAAACATAGTGTTTCTATAAAGGAACATACCAGTGTAACAGCGTAACAATGTGACCCTTATTGAAGCagattacagtaaaacacggttacagcgaaCATGCTCATAACGAATTCACacctacagtaaaacacggttacagcgaaCATGTTCATAACGAATTCACacctacagtaaaacacggttacagcgaaCATGCTCATAACGAATTCACacctacagtaaaacacggttacagtgaacatgctcATAACGAATTCACacctacagtaaaacacggttacagcgaacatgctcataatgaattcacacttacagtaaaacacagttacagcgaacacactcataatgaattcatacttacagtaaaacacagctACAGTGAAGCCGCTTATAATGAAATCACActaacagtaaaacacagttacagcaaacacactcataatgaattcacacttacagtaaaacacagttacagcgaacacacttataatgaattcacactaaCAGTAAAATACGCTTATAATGATTTCACACTTACaataaaacacggttacagcgaacatgcttataatgaattcacactaacagtaaaacacagttacaacgaacatgcttataatgaattcacacttacagtaaaacagttacagcgaacatgatcataatgaattcacactaacagtaaaacacagttacagcaaacatgatcataatgaattcacactaacagtaaaacacggttacaacGAACACACTCATAATGAAATCACActaacagtaaaacacagttacagcgaacacactcataatgaattcatacttacagtaaaacacagttacagtgaacatgctcataacgaattcacactaacagtaaaacacagttacagcgaacatgttcataatgaattcacactaacagtaaaacacagttacagcgaacacactcataatgaattcacactaacagtaaaacacagttacagcgaacatgttcataatgaattcacataacagtaaaacacagttacagcgaaCATGCTGATAATGAATTCagacttacagtaaaacacggttacagcgaacatgctcataacgaattcacacttacagtaaaacaaggcTACAGCGAACACGctcataatgaattcacactaaCAGTAAATAACACATTACAGCGAACATGCTCAtaatgaaatcaaatttacagtaaaacacagttacaacgaacacacttataatggaTCCACACTTACAACGAaaacgcttataatgaattcacgttTACAGTAAAAACGGTAACAGCCAACACGCTTATAATAAATTCACGTTTACAACGAAGTGATTTTCTTTCCCCGTGACTTCAAAGCATAAGATGAATCCACTGGCtctaacaaatcaaaattgttctCCCACAGCATTGCGTAATAAACGTGTTTTAATTTATACATTTAAACTTACCCTCATTCCAGTCGTGGACTTCGGACAGTTTATCAAGACCATACTGGTTAAAGAATAAGGGATTTGGTCTGTAGTCGTTTCTCACCAAAAGCATGTTGAAGTCGTACCATTGCTATGGGAGTTggattaattaaaataaatatacagatTAAAATTCCATCATTTACCTGTCAAAAGCCTGACTGGCTAGAGGTACTTGTGTTTAAACAATAGGacagaaattaaaaatttgaaaaagtcACAATTTAGTAGTGCGAGTAGTATGTTTCTTCTGACCAAATGATCATGTATCCTTACTTTGACAAATCCAATCGATTTCTGTCCAGgattcaaaatttctgatgtatACTGGAAATAGTTGGCTGGTGTTGGGACAGGTTTTGTGTATTTTCTTCCCGGGCAAACGTACCCTGATGGCGTCTGTGAAATTAAATGTTAAGAGGTCCTTAATTGCttaatatttactttatttttcatgttATGTTAATCATGAATGATTACAAACCTCAAAAACATCAGCCAGATTAGTCAAATCCGAAAATTGAGTCCTGTATTCAGCAAATTCGTAGGTGTGGTTAATAGGACGGGGTGAACGTACATTTCCTTGTACGTCCCAAACGTTACCGATCACAACAGCGCGGACCGGAACTTTGGACTGAATGGCGCTATTCCAGCCATCCGCTATGGGAGTAAAAGGGTACAACATTTAAGTTGATAAGATAAACTCTTAAACCGACATTAAGGTGATCTTATACCCGATACATTTTTCTTTAAGTTTGAAATTTCTATGAAAATTTGATGAATCTAACTGGAagaatattttataatttttgtgtCAACTTGTTTCAGTAATTCCTGTTTTTCGTTATATATTCACAACTTTTTGCGATCTTACCCATGAAGTACCAGTCGACATTCATAGTGGCGTCCATGTTTGGCCAGTAAACACATGATTTCCAATGATCCACTGACATTCCTCGAACTTTTGTGGTGCCCATATATTGCTCCGTCAGGTTTCCGCCGTAGGCACTGTACATCTTGGGCACATAAGGATTAGTGCCGCTTGTCTGAATTCCAAAGAGCCAGTTTTCCGATTTGTCTGTGGATATCTGCGCCACACTGCATGTTTCTGGAGAGAACAATATTTACCATTTGTTTCCTTGATAATACATTTCGATGCACGTGCTTTTATTTACTAAACGATAACTATcattaaaatccacctatgacatCATTCTTTTgtccgaacactccattatttttcaggaatggagtgttcggaaagtaggtcaacctttatacaagtagatataaatgcatgcaacaaaagaatgaaaaacgtaagacatgattaaaatgcacaaagtttagtttttattgatgtttacagtggattttaagtgggtcaatatACTCGTATCAGTCCATTCCTTAAAAGAAATGGACCTCGGCCCCTTCGGCGcctcggtccattacttttaaggaatggagggatactcgtacattaacccttacatAAATGTACTTGATAAtacctttacatatatatgtatatgtacttgAGCACACCTgtagatacatgtgtatatacttGAGCACACCTGTagttatatgtgtatatacttGAGTACACCTCTAAATGTACTGATCAtatctttatatacatgttgGTTAAGAGTGCACCTTACAATCAGTATATTTATACAAGGTCTCTATACACGTAAGGTTATGatatcatatatacacatatatttatAATACTGAGTTATTGAAATATACGCCGTTATGATAGTACATACGATTTATAATACCGAGTTATTGAAATGCAcgtctatgatcgttataacgatctagttcgtcaatacaacctaccattgggtcaaatgctgtctgacatatttcataccgattgttaggctgttcttggcacactgattttgactacggataactccgtttacctgatc
This genomic interval carries:
- the LOC125661618 gene encoding uncharacterized protein LOC125661618, which translates into the protein MVDRNAFWLRCVVLIISVCWISADVPLHGLDTSVCNPATLTNTGTKRKPTLSPTYSVNVECNFQDKKQTIDIKEYYDYPNQRAAAVKHEVGLKTKRLYSYSTNEVFTIDDHHKTCSVAQISTDKSENWLFGIQTSGTNPYVPKMYSAYGGNLTEQYMGTTKVRGMSVDHWKSCVYWPNMDATMNVDWYFMADGWNSAIQSKVPVRAVVIGNVWDVQGNVRSPRPINHTYEFAEYRTQFSDLTNLADVFETPSGYVCPGRKYTKPVPTPANYFQYTSEILNPGQKSIGFVKQWYDFNMLLVRNDYRPNPLFFNQYGLDKLSEVHDWNEGVAYRMDAKRGNCTVTTIAGGDFDAHSLDDTTVRIRTAKEFFSFDKTQYAYEGVKKTRGIDCDVWIATRNDWPGGPINSTWEWYFAVNDWVQSTGHTYAFGMPIQLKLTTDEVAFTYNIYNYNEERPSIFEFDISTCFNYTQKRDFTFQLDANYQNTVGKNLQLFKYEVLLTVHKWTNLSPLRIQEMKVDYDTTSVIVTLTILGGSPIKGDVPNPNAQVDLDQAATLLNDTINKGSFQIPVDITNLGNPIILHARPYTLTTI